In Syngnathus typhle isolate RoL2023-S1 ecotype Sweden linkage group LG13, RoL_Styp_1.0, whole genome shotgun sequence, the sequence CCTTTTGACTGTGTGATACAAATGCCAAAGAGTTGTGTAATTGTCTGTGTCATTGGAGTTTGCAGCCCTTTATTCAAACACatgacattatttcaaattgacgGTGCATTGATGATGATTGGTTCGTAACATGTCAGAAAATTGGGGATCATTTTTTCTAAATTAAAGGAATATGATTGATTTTCAATAACCAGTCTCATCAACACAACAAaaatttgtgcatttttgtggAGTGGACAGGGGCTTCAGTTTGGGATTGTTTGGCCTTTAGCAGAAATTTGAGTTCTACTAAGAACCACTCTAGCTGTTGTGTTGTGGTACACGTGGTATTCTTAGAATTCCTCCATGTCTTGAATGCAGCTTTGTCTAAGAAAAGCGTACAACAGTGCTGACTAAACATTTTGTAGTGAAGTGAGCACAAATGAAAGcaaatggacattttttttaaccggCTTGTGAATTAATGAATTAAAACTGCAAAGCGCTTGAGTCTTGTTTGCAATTGTTGCCCAGCCTACAATGGTAGAAGAGCGTACTTTCAAGGGTCACTCGCCCGCAGAAGCAACCTTCAGAGACTTCAAATGGCGACATAATGAACTCAATTTGAACAAAAGCAATAGATTCCGCTCGGAGGCGACGCGCAATATACGAGGGGGCTAATAGATTGCGCAAGCCGTTCGCTTTAACTACGTCCCATGGCGTGGCCGCTAGAAAATCCGTTGCTCGCTCCAAGAGCCGACGCCAAGCGATCGCGCCGCTCGGATAGCCGATGACGCCGAGGAAAGTTAACGAGGATCAATCGGCAGGTCAGCTGACCTTTTCAAGTGGGAAGCTAAGCAGATTCTCTTTGCAGACAACCGCGTCGCCTTAAAGAGCTTATATAACAGATAGACATGTTGTGAAAAAGTGCAAGTGTATTAACAGAAACATTAGCTCGCTAATGCTAACGTTAGCAGGACGCATTAGGGCTTACTTTGGGCTACAAATATCATGATGGCAGCAGGGTAGTCGTGTGGTCAGCATGTCTCCCACCCAGTTCTCAGGTCACGCATACATATTTTTGACAGATATCTGACGACCAGCCCGGGAGGGAGTCCGCCTCTCACCAAAATTCAGCTGTAATAGGCTTCAGCTCACTCGAATGACGTCACCATTCTCATGCCCAAATACTTTTAGTTGGCAAAGTGGGATACATACTGCGGCCTCTTTGACAGCTTTCTCTGGAATGTTGATACGAGGGAAGGAGTACATGGCGCCCTGCACAGGATTGCAGCTGATGCCAGGCACAGTGTTAAGCACCTCCTCTGTCAATCTGGCCTTGTCTGCTAAGGCACTCAGGGTGGCTGTACGTTCCTGAAcgacaagaaaaacaacaaaagcattCACTAAaacatgtgtaaaaaaaatttgtggagattttaatgtaCCTTCGTGAATTTATCATGCGACGGCTCTCCGGGCTGCGGCGGGTTGACCACCAGGTCCATCAGTGCCTGTCCGGGAACGGGCGGGCACAGGCGCACAGACACTAGCTTGGTCAGTTGGGCCTTCACTTCGTCATCCATGTTGATGATCTCCATGTAGCCGCCACGGAAGCCACACCTTCAGGAAAACAGAGGAAATGCAAAATGAGTATTTTAAGACTGGACGAATCACTAGTCTAGAATCATGACGAAATCTTATTTCAGATTTGTAGTAGGTCTCTGCAGATTTTAAGATGTACATATGCCTGGCTTAAGAGTTTTCACTTACTCTCCCATGTAACATTTGGAGGTGGAGTGAAAGGAGGCCAGCTCCACTGTGTTGGAGTACTCAGGCCCCATCTCAAAGAGCACCTTCTTGAACGAGTGAAACTGGCACCCGTCGGCATACACGTTATCCTGGTACACCTGGCGAGAAGATGGCGGTATGACAAGAACATTTAGCCGTGTTTcttttgagagagagagagagagagagagagagagagagagagagagagagagagagagagagagagcaagagagagagagagagagacagacagagacagagagagacagagtgaCAGAGACAGAGGAAGGTTGCAGAGCGGTCACCTCGTCAGCCATGAGGAACAGACGCTCCTTGGCGGCGAATCGGATAACGTCTTCGATGCATTTTCTGTTCTGAACCTGGCCTGTGGGCAGAGAGGGTCGCTGAGCCTGAGCAGCAGGGTTGTGTTGCTTTGCAATCCATCTAGGGCCCCTTTCTGGCTGCATCCATGTATGAAAATAGACTTCACTTTGCGCTAGCTAGACTTAAACTGGGCACAAAAATAGGGCCCCcagtattttattgtatttggtGTAGCCTCTTTGGTGTACTCCATTTGAAGAGACCACCATAGAATTTGCAGCAGGATCTGACAAATGTAAAAAAGTGTTTACTCAGTTGCTATGGCGACAGCTGGCGAGTTCTCAGTAAGGAAAATAAGTACGATTCAGCTGATTGTTTTAGGGTTACCCCACCTCTTCAAAAAGAATGTTTTGATGCAAAACATAATACTCAAGGGGTCTTTACCAGTGGGGTTCCCAGGGTTGATGACACACAGGGCTCGGGGGTTGCAGTGACTCCGTGCCTCGTCCAGAGCCCGCTGCAGCTCACTGATGTCCATGCTCCAGCACGCCTCCTCGTTGAGGTAGTAGTTGATCTGCACGGCGCCCAGCTCGGCCAGCGCCGCTGAGTAGAGTGGGTATTGCGGGATGGAAATCATGATGCCGGTGCGGGCCGTGCCTTCGCCGCATACCAGCAGTTTGAGCATCGTCTAGAGAAGACAGAAAATAACTAGAGGGGTAAAACATATACAAATTATGCCGTTAACAAGCAACAACATGGCATCATTGCAGTTTCTAGTCTTTTAATTGTACATGGCATCATTGAAGTTTTTAGTCTTTTAATTGTAAGTCAAAACTTCATTGACTTAGAGAGCAAACCAACAAACTGCAAGCATGATTCATTACTGCCATCTGGTGGTCTAGGTATGCTACTACAACAAGGATGAAGGCGAACCAATTAAGTGGCCACTGTGTGTTACTTCTAGAATTGATTGgattaagaaaaaataaaacaaattaaaagaaatCTTTACCACGATGCCATCGCTGGCCCCTGTGGTGAGGTAAATGTCATCCGGGTCGCAGTGCACGCCGCCGTCCCTTTGCTGCACGTACCGGGCCACGTCGTGTCGCACAGAGTCGATGCCTTGACTAGCACTGTATGAACCtgaagaacaaaaaaataaacgacaaaattgaaaattgaATTATTAAAATGAATGATTATAATCTGGTTCTGATCCAAATCATGATTGTTCAACCTTGGCAGAGGTCTGCCTTCCACTACTGTGCCCATTTAGTTATTATAGTTATCTAACTAGATATATATTTATAGTGAGCTGGGTCAAAAGTTCATCAAATAACCACCATGCCTTAGGTTGCCCACCCCCGCTCTAAAAGTTCCACTACAAGTTTCCATGACAACACAGCGCCACAAAGCGACCTCCTGCTCGGATGAGGAACACAGGAGGCGTAAACCGCTGTCATGTATACAAAGGCTGTTTGAAGAAATACAACATGTGCAACACACCCATACTGTTGCCACCGCAGGACTGAAGGATGCGGCGCGCTCGACTCTTTGCGTCTTCTGGGAACGTGCTGTCGTTGAGCAGTTCGGGGTAGGAGCACAGTGCCAGTACCTTTTCAAACCACACAGGGACAGGAGGTATTATTTATAATTGATTGCAAACCAATTAAACACACTCATTTAACATTGCAGTGCCAACTATGAAGTGCTGCCTCTGACATTAAAAATAATCTTATTGTCTTTATCAAGGTTTgcttgtttttgaaaaaaagtaGCAAAACGTATATGAGAAGAATGAGACTGATTTCAGCAAGACAAGTAATAAGGTGTGTTAAGCATACTATGTTTCTTGACATTAGCATGTCACGAGTTTGCTATTAAGACAGCTGTGGACTGTCttaaaatatgtaaaaaaaaaaaaaaagcatgataaACTCCTTGAAAGTATTTTGGTTAAAAGGGGAGGAGCTAACCTGTCGAAAAAAGGTGATTGGCTGCTGGCCCATGGCATGTGCATCACCAATGTTAGCTTTGATGACCTCCTGGAAGGGCTTCTTCCTCCCCTGcatgacacaaacacaaaaatcaagtcaagcttttattttgtgtatgacttttctttttggttTGGCTGACACTTTGTTGTTAAATTCCAGCGCTTGGACAAAATTAAATGTTAACAGATTTTGACTCATAAAACGATGGCGGCTGAGAGCAATGCAGCAGCGGCAGGCTGAAAAACACATGCTTGGATTCACTGGCTGTTTGTTAGTTTGAAGCTATGGCTCACATATTGACCTCTTCCTTATGTCTATCGAAAATATCCATAGGGTTTTCTCACTGATGTCTTGCGACCCAGAAACACACATTACACAGACATACCTTAACCACCGAAGTGATGGCAGTTTACGACATCCATAAACGTAAAGAGGTCTGTTTTCCGGGGCGTTAATGTGAAGTTTGCGTGGTTGGCTCGAGCAGCCGCGAGCCAGGAGGGAGTTAAAAGCAAATATTAACTGACACGTGTACAAATAAACAAGGAGGACGCACATGAGAAACAGGGCACTTTCACAATCAACATTCCCTTGAAATCAAAACAACCTGTTTGTCCAGTTAAACGGAGGAAATATGAGTCTGTTCAACATGTTATCCTTTATCGCTTTTCAAAGACTTGAGTAGTAATTGAGTAGTTAATTGTTTGAAATGCTCACTTTAAGAGAGTGAGGGAGGAGGAGAGTCTGCGGTTTCGTGATGCAATTTTAATTTGTCATGCAAACATGACAATTTGCACTGTATGCGGTTATTTTGTTTACTTTGCAGCCAAAAGAAGAACAGAAATAAACGGGTTGTTTAAACTTTTGTTCCCAGTACTTTCTATTTGTCAGAAAACCTGTTTACGCAGGTCACCATGATGTGAGCCTTTGGTTGCTTAAAGCCACTCAACATAAAATCAGCCGAGACTGATAAGACAATTAAATAGCATGttttgtcagtttttttttaaggaacaaGCAGCCTAAAAACACTCATTTTaattcattcctttttttaGGCAGCAAACGTGGGCTTACAGGTGCAGTTCAATGCAGTCTGCCCACAGTAGGTGGATTCTACATTAGTAGAATAATGTTAGTGAACGTTcagaaaggcttttttttttttggtctgcctGCCACCATTGTGTCAGAACGCGTCGGAAGACGAACAAGAAAAGCCTTGTGTGTCTGTGGTGCCCCAGTTGATTATCAGCTTGCATGCCCATGAGGACAAAACAAAGGCAGCAATGTACAAAGTGTATGTACACAGAACCTTTGGTGGGATGTTTGCCAAATGGTGGCAGCAAGACTTTCTTCCCGAGTTTGATAAACAAAGCTTCTGAAAATATACAATAAGTATACAGTAAATTTCATTGGTTGATATTGGAGAAAATTAaccattaattaattaattggtTGAAGCCAAGTTGCTGAATCAATTTTCTCTCAATTGCAGGATGGTTGACATCCTAACAACTAGACCACTGGGCTATTTTACTTGAGGTTGATAGTTTGACAGTTTTGTCACTCAGCAAGGACATCTGAGATAAAGTCAGGCAACAGGTGCAATTGTCTACATAGGGGAACATTTAAACAAAATGTCCGAACCAGTAGTTAAACAGATTAGGAAATGTCACTAGAGACTCCTGTTGGGATAAAACCTCAATGATTAACCAACGGATGGACTTTGCCAAGAGGATATGGGCACAAGTGTCCATGTGATAACCCGCCGAGTCATCATCGGGGGTATTTCTGTAGTGGCAATGACATACGCAAGAAGCTTTTAGCAGGAGAAAGTAAATATACCTTGTCCATTTTCACCCCAGTGATAACGCAAGACCGTCATTGAAATCACTGTTCAGGTGGCACATGAGCAAATGGGTGCTATTCTTCACATGGATGCCAAATTGTTGGAAAAGTTATGTAAGCATCTTTACGCTCCTGGGATACTTCATTAGGTATGCCAGAATAATTAAATAAGAGTCAATGCAAAGTAATTTGGgataattatgataatataaaTTTTGGGGAAAGCTCGACATGCCCCAAAACTACATTCAAGCTCCCATCAGAGTgtcatatttttgttgtttaataAAACCTTTGTTCCTGGGATGAACCTGCAAaacatctaccgtttttttccgtgtatagtgcgcccccatgtataatacgcaccctaaaaatggcatgctgatgctggaaaaaagcctgtacccatgtataatacgcacccatatttttttatttttttagtcccaatgatcgtcatacacgcagggaggcaatgggtcccatttttatagtctttggtatggtcttaactaggctggatgtaattttttttgttggcgttgatttctccgactgcccataaacgcactaccgcgctccgtgcgcgcacaggaaagaggcgtgcggacgtgaaaaaggcggctctgtatgggagagacgttgaagaggaataaaaacacccttggaaaccaaaacttggtgatttcaagtttcatttcgagggacatttgtcacgtctcgtccccagttttgctatgtgtctaggttgccatagtttctgttcgcgtcgcccctctcttcctgtgtcacctcaatcgatgtaacgtgttttgtatttaagtcctgtctgcccctcgctcaccgtcggatcattgcatgtgttactgtcatgatgtctgtttgctttctgttcctgtctttggtaatgtcaccctgtctttttgttcgacgactttgtcggtcagtcctgttgttggttttgttttctaaaaaaaaaaaaaaaaaaagttaaaaaaaaaaagttaaattttttttttgtacccatgtataatgcgcaccccagattttaggacaggggtgggcaaactacggcccgcgggccacatccggcccacgggaccgtttaatccggcccgccaaccctgaacaaattgtattattaaactttttttttttggtcattttgcctgcaatgactgcgttttcccagtagatggcgaagcgctcgcctgcgcatttattaccggaagccgtgtcagaaagctcggtgcacactcacaagtgcgtgtacgtacatggcgcactcgcgctctatttgtatcagtcccgaatttagagcgtgggctgtgacgacagcattcttataattcgcgcactgagctttcagatgcagttttgcgctaaagccacccacaaaccttcccct encodes:
- the LOC133165733 gene encoding alanine aminotransferase 2-like isoform X2, giving the protein MKRSLQTPVEEMNHGTALLWKRRAMAGLSATRCGLPKESVTENGTSPRGKVLTIDTMNPTVKMVEYAVRGPIVQRAMELEKELSEGRKKPFQEVIKANIGDAHAMGQQPITFFRQVLALCSYPELLNDSTFPEDAKSRARRILQSCGGNSMGSYSASQGIDSVRHDVARYVQQRDGGVHCDPDDIYLTTGASDGIVTMLKLLVCGEGTARTGIMISIPQYPLYSAALAELGAVQINYYLNEEACWSMDISELQRALDEARSHCNPRALCVINPGNPTGQVQNRKCIEDVIRFAAKERLFLMADEVYQDNVYADGCQFHSFKKVLFEMGPEYSNTVELASFHSTSKCYMGECGFRGGYMEIINMDDEVKAQLTKLVSVRLCPPVPGQALMDLVVNPPQPGEPSHDKFTKERTATLSALADKARLTEEVLNTVPGISCNPVQGAMYSFPRINIPEKAVKEAASKGQEPDMFYCMRLLEETGICLVPGSGFGQKAGTYHFRMTILPPTDKLKVLLSKVKEFHQRFTKQYS
- the LOC133165733 gene encoding alanine aminotransferase 2-like isoform X1 — its product is MAAAKIGRLSPGKVARLSLPRSRGEPLAVSCGFVPAVRSLTSPLMSARAMAGLSATRCGLPKESVTENGTSPRGKVLTIDTMNPTVKMVEYAVRGPIVQRAMELEKELSEGRKKPFQEVIKANIGDAHAMGQQPITFFRQVLALCSYPELLNDSTFPEDAKSRARRILQSCGGNSMGSYSASQGIDSVRHDVARYVQQRDGGVHCDPDDIYLTTGASDGIVTMLKLLVCGEGTARTGIMISIPQYPLYSAALAELGAVQINYYLNEEACWSMDISELQRALDEARSHCNPRALCVINPGNPTGQVQNRKCIEDVIRFAAKERLFLMADEVYQDNVYADGCQFHSFKKVLFEMGPEYSNTVELASFHSTSKCYMGECGFRGGYMEIINMDDEVKAQLTKLVSVRLCPPVPGQALMDLVVNPPQPGEPSHDKFTKERTATLSALADKARLTEEVLNTVPGISCNPVQGAMYSFPRINIPEKAVKEAASKGQEPDMFYCMRLLEETGICLVPGSGFGQKAGTYHFRMTILPPTDKLKVLLSKVKEFHQRFTKQYS
- the LOC133165733 gene encoding alanine aminotransferase 2-like isoform X4, which codes for MGQQPITFFRQVLALCSYPELLNDSTFPEDAKSRARRILQSCGGNSMGSYSASQGIDSVRHDVARYVQQRDGGVHCDPDDIYLTTGASDGIVTMLKLLVCGEGTARTGIMISIPQYPLYSAALAELGAVQINYYLNEEACWSMDISELQRALDEARSHCNPRALCVINPGNPTGQVQNRKCIEDVIRFAAKERLFLMADEVYQDNVYADGCQFHSFKKVLFEMGPEYSNTVELASFHSTSKCYMGECGFRGGYMEIINMDDEVKAQLTKLVSVRLCPPVPGQALMDLVVNPPQPGEPSHDKFTKERTATLSALADKARLTEEVLNTVPGISCNPVQGAMYSFPRINIPEKAVKEAASKGQEPDMFYCMRLLEETGICLVPGSGFGQKAGTYHFRMTILPPTDKLKVLLSKVKEFHQRFTKQYS
- the LOC133165733 gene encoding alanine aminotransferase 2-like isoform X3, producing MAGLSATRCGLPKESVTENGTSPRGKVLTIDTMNPTVKMVEYAVRGPIVQRAMELEKELSEGRKKPFQEVIKANIGDAHAMGQQPITFFRQVLALCSYPELLNDSTFPEDAKSRARRILQSCGGNSMGSYSASQGIDSVRHDVARYVQQRDGGVHCDPDDIYLTTGASDGIVTMLKLLVCGEGTARTGIMISIPQYPLYSAALAELGAVQINYYLNEEACWSMDISELQRALDEARSHCNPRALCVINPGNPTGQVQNRKCIEDVIRFAAKERLFLMADEVYQDNVYADGCQFHSFKKVLFEMGPEYSNTVELASFHSTSKCYMGECGFRGGYMEIINMDDEVKAQLTKLVSVRLCPPVPGQALMDLVVNPPQPGEPSHDKFTKERTATLSALADKARLTEEVLNTVPGISCNPVQGAMYSFPRINIPEKAVKEAASKGQEPDMFYCMRLLEETGICLVPGSGFGQKAGTYHFRMTILPPTDKLKVLLSKVKEFHQRFTKQYS